The Pyrus communis chromosome 2, drPyrComm1.1, whole genome shotgun sequence genome includes a window with the following:
- the LOC137726876 gene encoding protein IQ-DOMAIN 9-like: MTQAYPVTKQTTTTLSYLHSWSKIQAEVKARRLCMVTEGRIKQKKIESQQKLEAKLHEIEAEWCGGSETMDEILARIYQREEAAVKRERAMAYAFSHQWRANCSQNQSLGNYELGKANWGWSWKERWIAARPWESRVQSPSPRKVQSKQASPVGKNINSPTPKAAVLVKLPSSNGKPTTKARRLSYSAVEEKSAATAESIKTE; encoded by the exons ATGACCCAAGCTTATCCTGTTACAAAGCAAACTACAACTACATTGAGCTATCTTCATTCATGGAGCAAAATACAGGCTGAGGTTAAAGCTCGCCGACTCTGTATGGTAACAGAAGGACGGATCAAGCAGAAGAAAATAGAGAGTCAACAAAAACTTGAGGCAAAGCTTCATGAAATAGAG GCGGAGTGGTGTGGTGGTTCTGAAACAATGGATGAAATTCTTGCAAGGATATATCAAAGAGAAGAAGCAGCAGTTAAGCGTGAGCGGGCTATGGCATATGCATTTTCTCATCAG TGGAGGGCCAACTGTAGTCAGAACCAAAGCTTGGGTAATTATGAACTCGGTAAAGCTAATTGGGGATGGAGCTGGAAGGAGCGCTGGATTGCTGCTCGCCCCTGGGAAAGCCGTGTGCAGTCACCTAGTCCAAGGAAAGTGCAGAGTAAGCAAGCAAGCCCAGTTGGTAAGAACATAAATTCACCAACGCCAAAAGCTGCGGTTTTAGTTAAACTTCCTTCATCAAATGGTAAGCCAACTACAAAGGCTCGGAGATTGTCTTACTCAGCTGTCGAAGAAAAATCAGCGGCAACTGCAGAGAGCATTAAAACTGAATAA
- the LOC137722581 gene encoding uncharacterized protein — protein sequence MLRQRESKNREEQNEDYQHVHYLMPTSKSAFKQPPVDNARYGKIVKVYGGHIVRSLARKDRHSKVYTSKGPRDRRFRLSAHTAIQFYDVQDRLGYDCPGKAFDWLIEKSKAAIEALSESEQPCQEYYDCTNTNVFGQQTEQEIGEQSMHQFWNHPESNGELETMSNVSPMNNVNNLKEPVFYPHQLSSLNYAEGALDSASSLSDSKFKEMGWFQSLVAWNYNANDGGEICPYNSSHVSLH from the coding sequence atgttacgacaaagagaatcaaagaataGGGAAGAACAGAATGAAGATTATCAGCATGTTCACTACTTGATGCCTACTTCAAAATCGGCATTCAAGCAACCGCCGGTCGACAATGCAAGGTATGGAAAGATTGTGAAAGTTTACGGAGGCCACATTGTCCGATCCTTGGCAAGAAAAGACCGGCACAGCAAGGTGTACACTTCGAAAGGTCCGAGAGACCGGAGGTTCCGGCTGTCAGCTCATACTGCTATACAGTTCTATGATGTCCAAGACCGCCTTGGCTACGACTGTCCGGGTAAGGCCTTCGATTGGCTCATTGAGAAGTCCAAAGCAGCCATTGAAGCACTCTCTGAGTCTGAACAACCTTGCCAAGAGTACTATGATTGCACTAATACTAATGTTTTTGGTCAGCAGACTGAGCAAGAAATTGGAGAACAAAGTATGCATCAGTTTTGGAATCACCCGGAAAGCAATGGGGAACTGGAAACAATGAGCAATGTTAGTCCCATGAACAATGTCAACAATCTGAAAGAACCGGTTTTCTATCCTCACCAGTTAAGTTCATTGAACTATGCCGAAGGAGCCCTCGATTCTGCATCAAGTCTATCGGATTCCAAATTCAAGGAGATGGGATGGTTTCAAAGTTTGGTGGCTTGGAATTATAATGCAAATGATGGAGGAGAAATCTGTCCTTACAATTCATCGCATGTATCTCTGCATTAG
- the LOC137724564 gene encoding nudix hydrolase 15, mitochondrial-like, with the protein MISILRTLSPPPPLLMEPPNSCGGSQRLIALAQQLRLYKPPPLPSDDDIEEQRIEETAGKVVSQVGFAESDTPVARDAEKFRPKRAAVLVCLFEGDAGDLRVILTKRSSKLSTHSGEVSLPGGKTEEGDKDDGDTATREAKEEIGLDPKLVNVVTVLEPFLSKHLLRVVPVIGILNEKEAFKPDPNPAEVEAIFDAPLEMFLKDENRTSDEREWMGDKFLIHFFDYETKNKKYMIWGLTAGILIRAASIVYKRPPDFVEQNPRFKVPRVVDRNTIMP; encoded by the exons ATGATCTCAATCCTCAGAACGCTATCACCACCGCCTCCGCTACTCATGGAGCCGCCCAATTCATGCGGAGGCTCACAGAGACTCATCGCCTTGGCCCAGCAGCTCCGCCTCTACAAGCCGCCGCCTTTGCCCTCCGACGACGACATTGAGGAGCAGCGAATCGAGGAAACCGCCGGCAAGGTCGTGTCCCAGGTGGGATTTGCGGAATCCGACACCCCAGTTGCGCGGGACGCAGAAAAGTTCAGACCCAAGAGAGCCGCCGTCTTGGTCTGCCTCTTTGAAGGGGACGCCGGCGATCTCCGCGTCATTCTCACTAAGCGGTCATCGAAGCTGTCCACTCACTCCG GTGAAGTTTCATTGCCGGGTGGGAAAACAGAGGAGGGGGATAAGGATGACGGGGACACGGCGACGAGGGAGGCGAAAGAAGAGATTGGTTTGGATCCTAAGCTTGTCAATGTTGTCACTGTTCTTGAACCATTCCTATCAAAG CACCTACTAAGAGTTGTTCCGGTTATTGGCATACTTAATGAGAAGGAAGCATTCAAGCCTGATCCAAATCCTGCTGAAGTGGAAGCAATATTCGATGCTCCCCTGGAAATGTTCCTCAAG GATGAAAACCGGACGTCAGATGAGAGAGAGTGGATGGGAGACAAGTTTCTGATCCATTTCTTTGACTACGAAACCAAGAACAAGAAGTACATGATCTGGGGTTTAACTGCTGGCATCTTGATTAGGGCCGCATCAATTGTATACAAACGGCCACCAGATTTTGTGGAGCAGAATCCCCGTTTTAAGGTTCCTAGAGTTGTAGATAGAAATACGATAATGCCGTAA
- the LOC137724565 gene encoding magnesium-chelatase subunit ChlI, chloroplastic-like: MASVLGSCSTAATLAPRHLSSRTSRTSIPSLPICPGKSFGRKFYGGIGIHGKKRSQFQVTNVATEISPSEQAQRVAAKENQRPVYPFAAIVGQDEMKLCLLLNVIDPKIGGVMIMGDRGTGKSTTVRSLVDLLPEIKVVSGDPYNSDPEDPESMGAEVRESIVKGEQLPVIKTKINMVDLPLGATEDRVCGTIDIEKALTEGVKAFEPGLLAKANRGILYVDEVNLLDDHLVDVLLDSAASGWNTVEREGISISHPARFILIGSGNPEEGELRPQLLDRFGMHAQVGTVRDAELRVKIVEERARFDKNPKEFRVSYEAEQEKLQEQIGSARSYLPSVQIDQDLKVKISKVCAELNVDGLRGDIVTNRAAKALAALKGSDKVSPEDIATVIPNCLRHRLRKDPLESIDSGLLVMEKFYEVFS; encoded by the exons ATGGCGTCTGTACTCGGAAGTTGCTCGACAGCAGCAACTTTGGCCCCTCGACATCTCTCATCTCGCACTTCCAGGACTTCAATTCCTTCTCTCCCCATATGTCCAG GGAAGAGTTTTGGGAGGAAGTTTTATGGAGGGATTGGGATTCATGGAAAGAAAAGGTCTCAATTCCAAGTGACCAATGTTGCTACTGAAATCAGCCCTTCTGAGCAG GCACAGAGAGTTGCTGCTAAGGAAAACCAGAGGCCAGTATATCCATTTGCCGCTATTGTAGGACAAGACGAGATGAAACTGTGTCTTCTGCTGAATGTGATTGATCCCAAGATTGGTGGTGTCATGATCATGGGAGATAGGGGAACTGGAAAATCCACAACTGTTAGGTCTTTGGTCGATTTGCTTCCTGAAATTAAGGTAGTTTCTGGTGACCCATACAACTCAGACCCAGAAGATCCAGAGTCCATGGGTGCGGAAGTTAGAGAGAGCATTGTGAAGGGGGAGCAGCTTCCTGTTATCAAGACTAAGATCAACATGGTTGATTTACCCTTGGGTGCTACAGAAGATAGAGTCTGCGGGACAATTGACATTGAGAAAGCTCTCACTGAGGGGGTCAAAGCATTTGAGCCTGGCCTTCTTGCAAAAGCTAATAGAGGAATTCTGTATGTGGACGAAGTTAATCTTTTGGATGATCATTTAGTGGATGTTTTATTGGATTCTGCTGCATCGGGATGGAACACGGTGGAGAGAGAGGGTATTTCAATTTCACATCCTGCCCGGTTTATTTTAATTGGCTCAGGCAATCCAGAAGAAGGAGAGCTCAGGCCACAGTTGCTTGACCGTTTTGGAATGCACGCACAGGTTGGGACTGTGAGGGATGCAGAGCTCAGAGTGAAGATTGTGGAGGAGAGGGCTCGGTTTGACAAAAACCCTAAAGAATTTCGGGTTTCTTACGAAGCTGAGCAAGAAAAGCTTCAGGAACAAATCGGCTCAGCTAGAAGTTATCTTCCATCTGTTCAGATTGATCAGGACCTCAAGGTGAAAATCTCCAAGGTTTGCGCAGAGTTGAATGTCGATGGATTGAGAGGAGACATAGTGACTAACAGAGCTGCAAAAGCCTTGGCTGCTCTAAAGGGAAGTGATAAGGTGTCTCCAGAGGATATTGCCACTGTCATCCCTAACTGCTTAAGACATCGTCTGCGGAAGGATCCTTTAGAGTCGATCGACTCCGGTTTACTTGTCATGGAGAAGTTCTATGAGGTGTTTAGCTGA
- the LOC137722590 gene encoding uncharacterized protein: MAESEKAKSSSVNQKGKSSFLDEEIGDEFLTSWKSISVMEDDGMDFRFDTVSKGSKGKKKVFDFEKLDMDFNLDGDFGKISYFKMDMPDLDFSSPPRKAAKTKERSEEEPSKGNRQGKQDPFKFSFDFNDELDDFDLDPNLKKSERSSNKKQDSRKEVLSDRRGPQGSKIDLAEDISTLDGGSERVDPSKIDTSLVILRKVISINDNCPSKSRSENLELPYGPRSPAKVMTKSVEELDQRSHLSEELATEPYAKPATDDLSGQLVGGVDSNGGALFEGENDGCLQTDFNTNVDEKMSAGDGPNSEDFPLKDSSPVNIDSPDSKNGDGSKSGSDISTQNTEPKLGSDILTENTESAIDDLDLEHNFNTFVSRKMLLNIKSIKDDQNSTSKLPLSAESRNSGMFLECVDSSDREQTSELLYQRVIYIFPLSAVDKVTLTNESKSGEFHSKISKRLEEVGSQMCQPSLIEAKSLSSGSNGIDTMHLRPEERVVPNAHDAQIGSKLPDTPVLVEKETKAKHVILGREDLMSDGVPNRAKLVRNSRLSDKEGTEREPVLGSGLRKSLHDPRCDSAYSHAHDNLFCTLFSNIINGPQDLLVKHLIVNICTQACEYF; encoded by the exons ATGGCAGAATCAGAGAAGGCAAAATCTTCCTCGGttaatcaaaaaggaaaaagttcATTTCTAG ATGAGGAAATCGGAGACGAATTTCTCACCTCCTGGAAATCAATATCAGTAATGGAAGATGATGGAATGGATTTTCGCTTTGATACAGTTTCCAAAGGCTCCAAGGGTAAGAAGAAGGTGTTTGACTTTGAGAAGCT GGATATGGATTTCAATCTGGATGGTGACTTTGGCAAGATATCGTATTTCAAAATGGACATGCCAGACCTTGATTTCTCAAGCCCGCCCAGAAAAGCTGCAAAAACCAAGGAGAGATCTGAAGAAGAACCTTCCAAAGGAAACCGTCAAGGGAAACAAGACCCTTTTAAATTCTCTTTTGATTTCAATGA TGAGTTGGATGATTTTGATCTTGATCCAAACTTAAAGAAAAGTGAAAGGAGTTCAAATAAGAAACAAGATAGCAGAAAAGAGGTTCTTTCTGATAGAAGAGGACCTCAAGGCTCTAAAATTGACCTGGCTGAAGATATTAGTACACTTGATGGTGGTTCTGAGAGAGTAGACCCTTCAAAGATTGATACCTCGTTAGTTATTTTACGGAAGGTTATTTCTATCAATGATAATTGCCCATCAAAATCTAGATCAGAAAATCTGGAACTTCCATATGGTCCAAGGTCTCCAGCAAAAGTAATGACTAAGAGTGTTGAAGAATTAGATCAGCGAAGTCATTTATCTGAGGAGTTGGCCACAGAACCATATGCTAAGCCGGCAACAGATGACTTGTCTGGTCAACTTGTAGGAGGAGTTGATTCAAATGGAGGTGCCCTTTTTGAAGGAGAGAATGATGGTTGTCTTCAGACAGATTTTAATACCAATGTTGATGAGAAAATGTCAGCAGGAGACGGTCCTAATAGTGAAGACTTTCCTTTGAAGGATTCATCACCAGTCAACATTGATAGTCCAGATAGcaagaatggtgatgggagtAAGTCCGGCAGTGATATATCTACACAAAACACTGAACCAAAGTTAGGCAGTGATATCTTGACTGAAAACACTGAATCAGCTATAGATGATTTAGATCTTGAACACAATTTCAATACATTCGTCTCAAGGAAGATGCTGCTTAACATCAAAAGTATCAAGGATGACCAAAATTCGACTTCAAAGCTTCCTTTGTCTGCAGAGAGCAG AAACTCAG GTATGTTCTTGGAATGTGTAGATAGCTCTGATAGGGAGCAAACATCTGAGCTTTTGTATCAACGCGTCATTTACATTTTCCCTCTTTCTGCAGTTGATAAAGTTACGCTGACAAATGAAAGCAAAAGTGGAGAATTCCACTCAAAGATTTCTAAGAGATTGGAGGAAGTTGGATCTCAAATGTGTCAGCCATCATTAATAGAAGCAAAATCTCTCTCATCTGGTTCCAACGGGATTGATACCATGCATCTACGTCCTGAGGAAAG GGTGGTTCCTAATGCTCATGATGCACAAATTGGAAGCAAATTGCCTGATACTCCCGTGTTagttgaaaaagaaacaaaagccaAACATGTAATATTGGGAAG AGAGGACCTCATGTCTGATGGTGTACCAAACAGGGCCAAACTGGTTCGCAATTCACGGCTGTCTGACAAAGAAGGAACAGAAAGGGAACCTGTCCTGGGAAGTGGACTGAGAAAAAGTCTTCATGATCCAAG ATGTGACTCTGCTTATTCTCATGCACATGACAATTTATTTTGCACATTGTTCAGCAACATTATCAATGGTCCACAGGACCTTCTAGTGAAACATCTGATTGTCAATATATGTACTCAGGCATGTGAATATTTCTAG
- the LOC137721690 gene encoding uncharacterized protein gives MVRENIGGSKVSSNASLRSPQQKMEVQRNVESKTAQIVDHSEKQTPPNFSLKRKTFEGSASGLASLKPLKRLSQSPKESRNFKEPSKEVVAEQVRIHESHVERD, from the exons ATGGTGCGAGA GAATATTGGTGGCAGTAAAGTTTCATCGAATGCTTCCCTGAGGAGTCCACAGCAAAAGATGGAAGTGCAACGAAATGTGGAATCAAAGACTGCCCAGATTGTTGATCACAGTGAGAAACAAACACCACCAAACTTTTCCTTGAAGCGAAAAACATTTGAG GGATCTGCTTCAGGTTTAGCATCCTTAAAGCCTCTAAAGCGCCTTTCTCAGTCACCTAAAGAATCCAG AAACTTCAAAGAACCTTCAAAAGAAGTTGTTGCAGAACAG GTTCGCATTCATGAGAGTCATGTGGAGAGGGACTAA